A region of the Arachis hypogaea cultivar Tifrunner chromosome 15, arahy.Tifrunner.gnm2.J5K5, whole genome shotgun sequence genome:
ATTCTGAGCAGTCTCatcctccttttgagcttgatttcctgcatcaacATCTTCtaaaatgctttgcaccaagttagtatcacagaatgtaacatgtatggactcttcaataattctagcatcttgatgataaaccctatatgctttactagttgtggaatatcctacaaacaaacactcataagcctttggatcaaattttcccaaattttctttgttatttaaaacaaaacatttgcatccaaagatgtgcaagtaatctaagtttggtgggtagcctttccaaagttcataaggggttttcttcaaaaatttccttatgattgttctatttaaaatgtggcaagctgtgttaaccgcttcagcccaaaggaattttggaacattgctctcacaaagcatagctcttgtcatctcttgtatgcttctatttcttctttccacaacaccattttgttgtggtgttcttggacaagagaagttgtgagatattccaaattcctcgcaaaaggattcaaacaaattattttcaaattcagttccatgatcactccttatagaagagattttcaaatccttttcattttgaattttcttgcaaaaaggttcaaaggccgaaaaggcttcatttttgtgtgcaagaaataaaactcaaccaaacctagtgtagtcatccacaattaccaaaccataatgtttaccacctaggctttgagttcttgtaggaccaaataaatcaatgtgtagcaactcaagtggtcttttagtagagatgtcttcctttggtttaaaagaactttttgtttgttttcccatttggcaagcatcacaagtgatgtctttgtcaaactttatcaaaggaagacctcttactaattctttctttacaagtttgtttatttgaaacatacttgcatggcccaatctcttgtgccataaccacttttcagattctttggagtgaagacaagctacattttgattctttagttcatcaagagtaagtccatacatattattgaaacgcttggcaacaaacatcacttcatttgtcttttcattgacaacacagcattcaagccttttgaaaacaactaaatatcccaaatcacacagctgacttatacttaaaagattgtgctttaaaccacaaaccaaaagtacatcatcaatgaaagtagattgctcattacctacttttccaacagcaatgattttacctttaccatcatctccaaaggtcacaaaacctccatcatacttatttagtttgatgaagtaggttgaccttccagtcatgtaccttgaacatccactatccatgtaccacatgtcctttttgttcttggatgctaggaaaatctgcatgatgagtttcaagtagccttaggtatccaaattaatttggatcctttgaagttaatccatcttggttgcccaagtgcattgaaatcacaaataacattgtagactttgtttcctacaactctcttttcaatgaagcattgtgcatatgagtgaccaaattttttgcaattaacacaatgattttctggtgtgtgatgctgaaactgatgtgagttatattgcttgaaatgattaaagttttaaaattttctggttcttggaggagatgcatttcttttgacaaactgatttttagtaaagttattcctctttgcaaaagcattttcaccagaatttttttgaatatttttacctTTCGAGAATGAGGTTTTGTAGTGAAAAGTTGGTTTCTTGAAAGCggcctcatttttcgaaatataacccaaacctggccggtttgaactTGGACTAGTTCTTGGTGAATACTCAGCTACATTTGTGTATTCTTCATCAGATTTTTCTTCACATTTTGAAACATATCCGATACCTGATTTGTTTGGTAtggatttggtatttgatgaagaagccacaaattttatagaggatgtgttagaaacaacatcttccttggctatgtagcctaaaccagatttttcaaacaatggtctttgacttgcaagtagtttgtccaagttgctagagccttgagcaaattttgctaagtcaccattcaacattttaatcatatcatttaatcttttgttttcagcaattaactcatgtgaaggatccacaatgtgctttccttttaatttttcaagttcagattttagaaatctgttttcttcaatgatgtccaaagcacattcagtttccttcactttttcttttaaaaattcattttcagctcttaacacatctctttcagatctgcatccattgtatttatcaagcagttttgaggtgtttaaggtgagatcatcaataataacatgcaagtcctcaatggtcaaatcataataatttacctcatcaagattgttgtttccagccatgaaacagtctttgtcatctccttcagattcttcttcttcatttgagtcattctcaagatcctcccaagctgccatgagtactctcttcctttccttcttgcctttgtcctcctttttgagctttggacagtttgacttgaagtgtccagcctccttgcaatgatggcacgtcactttgctcaagtctatcttgtgctcctttgaacttgaactcTTGTATTTGcctttgttcttcatcatccttctaaatctcctagcaaaaaacaaaagttcgtcatctgaaataccatcactagactcactctctttcgaTTCTATTTGTggcttgagggctattccctttttctttgagtctgtgtttgtgtgtgtggcttcataggcaaggagttttcctctcagctcatcataggttatgggacttatgttgttactctcggttaggacagtggcagtgttttcccactcttttgtgaggcttctaaggagttttctcaccaaggtttgttctgcatagtttgtacccatagcatcaaggttgttgattatgattgagaatctctcaaatgcttcatcaatgctttctccatccttcatgctaaacatctcatactcttttcgcagcatatcaatcctcgtttctttgacttgtttagtgccttcgtgtgtaacctggagtttttcccagatttctttggctgtcttgcatctagacaccttccggtactcttcaaagctgatagcacagtgaagaaggttgattgctttagcgttcagctctatcttcttcttgtcatcttcattccattcagcttcttctttcggagtcaccactccatcagcacttgtttttgttgggatcttgggaccactcacaacgatcttccataagttgtagtcaatggattggatgaagatccttatcctttctttccagtaggaatagttctttccattaaagaaaggtggccggttgtttgactggccttcagtgagggtgtaggcaattgTGGTTGTGCCCagattgttcgccattggatctttgctccaagcggttaagcttgattcttgagaccttagctctgataccaattgaaggttgtggtaggcttagagaagggggttgaatctatgccttcctttttaattactgttgttacccttttaaaacagatttgtaattctgattctgttttaatttagcagcggaaatttatgagacaatttatttttgtctcatgaatatcagaaaacagaacacagcagagaagagaaaagctaacaccagcatgtatcctggttcggttgccttgtgctatgcaacctacatccagtctcctccacaactgtggaagaatttcactatagtaaacagtattacatacaccaatcacaggattgacccaatcctttcacactcaagttctaacctaacttgacattggttatgctaatacctaactatacctcttagtgctaacccaactaagaaagggataccattcAGATactagatacaagacacttaaacaacctaaagaaatcagaaaataactctaggcttttctctcagcctttttccactcatggctttttctcaagctttctcacaatgccttttctctcaagaaattacagaaagataagcttagaaaagtacattacaatcagtaaaacatgaaggagattgacttcatcaacagcctctgtgctatgcgaaaaaccagattagcaagcctctgattcagttcttcatactggaggaatgcacctttgattaggttacactgtccagttagttgaacttcttcaaagagctttcTCAGAACAAACACCTCAGgttcactggttttctctccttggtttctgAGTGAACATCAAACTTCTTATATCTCCTTGCATGTGGCtgagttcttcttccaaggtcaacaccttgagccttgagcttcaccaacccacaagcttactttttcttctcaagcatcaaagtagaacctttgcttctgacttctccaatatgaccgaaagccacaaaataataaccatggaaatcttctcatggtcaacttgatcttagccattgaaaaactacttggtccccaagtatcacttgtgaccgtagatgtgaagcagaatagggcagagaccaACTTTTCCTTCAAAGCCATTTTCGGGTagtgcagagagttgggaagaagggatgaagatttgatgcatgcaagatgagatggattacctttcttaagcttgatttagcttgggatttctgttttagcttctgtgcttcaagcttcaactctctctctcttgcttctttggttaatggcttatggaagaagcttttcttctctttctctttcttgctttttctgaaatcttgatgtgacttgattagagaggagaggaacgttgctttggttggaGCAAGATGGAGGGAATTGTTTGCTGAAACAAAATTGGGCTTGGATCGGGTAGAGATATGCTTGGctcattttaatttcttaagCTTGCTTCCTTTTGGGCTTTTGCTTGGGCTCTTTATTTGCTTTCAGCCCATCAAACTTGTTTTGTTTCTCATTCCATTTGGGCTGTAATTCacattttggcctgcaacacaaaataaataattagcaacatatacctattaattaaacaaaatttaattatttattttgccaaaaataatgtttgtcatcactaattaattagttaatttcttaactcaacaatttaaTTTAACATTAATCTTATAGTTTCACACACTAAATTAtctaattctataaaaaaaattataatacaaaaaatattattcatgtcaatggtctaaattttaatattgtatattttatttagagaaaattttcattttataaaaatcattttatttatctttctattttttaatttatttataatgtatAAAAAAGATAATCAAATAATAACACAATAAACTCTTGACATATTAAATAACTTCTAATATTGTCACATAAACATTTTAATGAAAttatcattttataatttttctattatcaccatttgttattctttttataattttatgtagtGTTTAGTGTTatctgttaatatttttttacttttatttctgTGTAGATTTTAGTAGTAacgatattatttttctttaataaatgTAAATtggttaataaaatttaatttattctttttttattttcacttttatttatatttattatataaattaatatttacttcacacatcttttttatctctttttataTAATCTTATACTTTCCACTCTTTCTCTTCCGTCTTTGCTATTATTTTACGCAattattaaaagtttaaatttggtTGATGGTTACCATTCTTTATTTTAGTTTACTAAACTATTTGTTCATTATATGTGAAGTGATGAATACCTAAAATACTATAATATATGATATTTTtataatgttttatatttttttatctaactATGTTTATCAATTAGATATTACTTTTATCATTTATATGTCACCTTTTTTTACAATTCACCTACGATATTTGAAGGCACCCTCTCAAAATTAAGTCAGAAACAAACTCGTATTCTTGAAGAGAAGGAGATTTACCATCTTACAATGCCAGAGCTGCAAAACAACATCATTCGTGGATCTTGTCATGGATGGATAATAACCGTATCAATAGATGAAGGCACCATCCGAATGATAAATCCATTTACAAAGGTTTGCTTCGATCTTCCTCCGATTTCAACTTTTCCCAATGTAATTGATATTCATGGCGACAAATGCACTTATGATTTTGAGGAGTATGTTGGCACTCTAGATACGGTTTACATGCGTACGGTCAATGTTTCGAAGGTTATTACGAATTCAGCACCTAACAATGATGATTTTAAGGCCATGGCCATATATGGAAATAGTAAAAAATTGGCCTTTTATTTTAAGCCCAATAGTCCGAGATGGATCGAGTTTCCAACAGATCATGAGGAAATTATGGATGTCATATTTTTCCAAGAGAAGATATATGCAAAGGGCTTTGACTTCGTACTATATGAATTTGATATAAAGAAAAATTTTGCAGTGGTCGGAGTTTATGAAGGGACACCTCCTGAAGAACTTGACTGCTCTATTTCCCAATATAGCTATTTGGTTGGTTGTGATGATGATGGAAGTTTATTGATGCTCGTAAGATATGTTCTTTCTCTGATGCCAACAGACTCTCGGCCCAATTTAGAGACTATCAAATTCGAGGTTTATAAATTGAATGAAAAAGTATGGTCAAGAATATATAATTTAGGGAATTACGCATTACTTGTTGGACTCAATTCTTCAGTTCAGATATTGGCaagcaattgcaaaggaaataccATCTATTTTACTGATAATATGGATGGAATAGGCCCAACAGATTATGTTCGGGGTCATGACATTGGCATTTTTAATTTAGAAGATGGTAGTTGTGAAAGAGTATTATCAGATGTTAGTCTTTTTTGTCCACCTATTTGGATATTACCCTAGTTtaatcattttcttttctttttttttttttctgaacttTTTATTTAGAGTGAATACCTCGTTCGACCCTGATTTTTTTTGGAACAGATTAGTttctatacaaaaaaaaataacattgacttttttttggcACAAGGACCTCATTGTCCTTTTGAAATAATTGTCAGGGACtggattgagttttttttttgtcaagaacCTTGttgtcttttaaaataattataaggaGCTGTTTtggaattttctcttttatttatgcttTTGGATCAAGGCATGTTTGCCTCCTTTTTATATTAGCATACAAGTTTGATATATAATGGTgagatatatttaattattttagttaaatattatttatttgtctgcgtatttatttatattcttcaCTTGCGTTTATGGAGAATTctctaataaataatatattatttaaagattaattaaaatatatgtaaACTAATACTAAATTTAATGTTTTTTTAGAGTAAATAGTTATTTATAAAAAACTTGACTATTgacaaaattaactaaaaaaaaatttaaattaacgttgtttttatgaaattgtttaatttaaaattgactctgttaaaaattttatagaataccacttttatcatttttttctatcTCAATCCTTTAACCAACTATACAATCAAAATCCTAATAAAAACTATTAACTCGGTACTTCACCTCTCTCATTCTTTCCCATTTACCACTCTCAGACGATgataattataagaaaaataactGTTGAATTTATAAGCAGCTAAATAATATACTATCATACAGTTATATATAttcagaaaagaaattaaaaaaaagtgagaaagacccaaaaaaaaaagtaaaattaggaggaaaaAAAAGATGGCATGGCATGGAATAGAAGCAGAAGTAACTCTCGAAATTAATCGACTCTTCTTGTCTTTAAACATCTACCATTCGaatttattcattcattcatgCATATAGTGTATTAGAAAGGTAAGAGATAGTAATATAGAAAGAATTTGAATGtattaaaattgtataaaaatatacgatatataagaatataattactaaaaaatcGAGATAATAAAAATAggctaatttattttaatatgagGTTAACATGTGAGTTATGGTGAGTTATGGAGTATTGGGGAGGTATACACGGTTGTAACCgcgttcaattttttgttttagtgGGAAGAAATTGGACCGTCCAATTTCATTGGAGAGAGAGGGACACAAATCGGACCCAGAATTTTCTGAAATCGGACCCAGGATTTTCATTGCAGAATTTCATGGATACTGAAATCGAACTCAAGATTTTTTGCCAGTACACAAATCGGATTCAGGATTTTTAGTAcctcaaatcggacggtccgaatTGTCTTGCGCAGTCCTCATACCTTGATGAAACACCATATACCTTCATAACTCTGCTATACACCAACCCCCTCtcgatattaaaattaaaaaagttcaataaaaatataatattctataataaatatttaaatatgttaaataattttaatgaatattaattaattttaatatattctaaCATAATGAATAAAATGCAGACATGTGAATATAAATGTATGAAACATACAAACTAAATTTACAtattatgttagtttttttttatgactgaaaaaaaaaaatcaaacaaaataggtCACAAAACAAGTCTAAAACTAAATA
Encoded here:
- the LOC112749456 gene encoding probable F-box protein At4g22165; its protein translation is MPELQNNIIRGSCHGWIITVSIDEGTIRMINPFTKVCFDLPPISTFPNVIDIHGDKCTYDFEEYVGTLDTVYMRTVNVSKVITNSAPNNDDFKAMAIYGNSKKLAFYFKPNSPRWIEFPTDHEEIMDVIFFQEKIYAKGFDFVLYEFDIKKNFAVVGVYEGTPPEELDCSISQYSYLVGCDDDGSLLMLVRYVLSLMPTDSRPNLETIKFEVYKLNEKVWSRIYNLGNYALLVGLNSSVQILASNCKGNTIYFTDNMDGIGPTDYVRGHDIGIFNLEDGSCERVLSDVSLFCPPIWILP